One Halictus rubicundus isolate RS-2024b chromosome 10, iyHalRubi1_principal, whole genome shotgun sequence genomic window carries:
- the LOC143358282 gene encoding luciferin sulfotransferase, translated as MAPQVEADVDLDRILQEKFTNEFRKGYVTVNGVCLPKRYEEFAKAIEEFNVRDDDVWVCSFPKTGTTWTQEMIWCIANNMDFDRAKVPLPERFPFLEHSILFDYTTIIPRHPEVHLHQLVSDSVSYAGSKTSPRFIKTHLPFRLLPRQLRTGEKQPKVLYVARNPKDTCVSYYHHCRLLEGYRGDFNSFCRLFLGAKACFAPFWDHVLGFWNRRSYPNVLFLKYEDMKADLPSVIRRSATFLGNTMSDDQVKTLMEHLSFENMKSNPSVNYEEAVEMNRKLKLIDVDGDFIRSGKVNQWQAEMAEDVIDRFDRETKEQLSSQGLLF; from the exons ATGGCTCCCCAGGTCGAAGCTGACGTTGATCTGGATCGGATTTTGCAAGAGAAGTTCACTAACGAGTTCAGGAAAGGCTACGTCACCGTGAACGGTGTCTGTTTGCCAAAGAGATACGAGGAGTTTGCAAAAGCGATCGAGGAATTCAATGTCAGAGACGATGATGTGTGGGTCTGCAGTTTTCCCAAGACCG GAACAACTTGGACACAGGAAATGATCTGGTGCATCGCGAACAACATGGACTTCGACAGAGCCAAGGTCCCCTTGCCGGAAAGGTTTCCGTTTCTAGA GCACTCGATCCTGTTCGACTACACGACGATCATACCTCGGCATCCGGAAGTGCATCTCCATCAGCTGGTTTCCGACAGCGTGAGTTACGCTGGCAGCAAAACCAGTCCGAGATTCATCAAGACCCATCTCCCTTTCCGGTTGCTTCCTCGTCAGCTTCGGACAGGCGAGAAGCAGCCGAAGGTGCTGTACGTCGCTAGGAATCCAAAGGACACCTGTGTCTCCTATTATCATCACTGCAGGCTGCTAGAGGGCTACCGAGGGGATTTCAACAGCTTCTGTCGCCTCTTCTTGGGCGCGAAAG CGTGCTTTGCGCCCTTCTGGGACCACGTTCTGGGATTCTGGAACAGAAGGAGCTACCCCAATGTGTTATTCTTGAAGTACGAAGACATGAAAGCT GACCTGCCCTCGGTGATTCGACGATCAGCCACGTTTCTGGGAAACACTATGTCTGACGATCAGGTGAAGACGCTGATGGAGCATCTCAGTTTTGAGAATATGAAGTCGAATCCGTCGGTGAACTATGAAGAGGCGGTGGAGATGAATAGGAAGCTGAAGCTGATCGACGTCGATGGCGACTTCATTCGGAGTGGCAAAGTGAACCAGTGGCAGGCAGAGATGGCGGAGGATGTTATCGATCGGTTCGATCGGGAAACGAAGGAACAGTTGTCTTCACAGGGCCTCCTCTTTTAG
- the LOC143358281 gene encoding uncharacterized protein LOC143358281: MWLLEFARFQKIRDFLLKTRPIDLRYTTEDLKTPLIATIDHNDPRILSLLLEKNSADLDETITQPCGRTALMYAAYVSRDPEVLQVLLKKGADLQKTDIRGWTCLQYAIVGERLKNVTLLLDSGAAINQRDSQGRTPLMTSVYLSNLDMLMLLLDHRAEINATDNNGLTALQLAILSRKRDAAVILMEKGSDRGVLTPKTKASIGELCKTSMPKVLRCIEPKSRTP; the protein is encoded by the exons ATGTGGTTGCTCGAGTTCGCTAGGTTCCAAAAGATCAGAGATTTCCTTTTGAAAAC TCGACCGATCGATTTGCGGTACACTACAGAGGATTTGAAAACGCCTCTGATTGCGACTATCGATCACAATGATCCACGGATCTTGTCTCTCCTGCTGGAGAAAAATTCTGCGGATTTGGATGAGACCATCACACAGCCTTGCGGACGAACTGCTTTGATGTACGCTGCTTACGTTTCGAGGGACCCTGAGGTGCTGCAGGTGCTTTTGAAAAAGGGCGCGGACCTCCAGAAGACGGACAT TAGAGGCTGGACCTGTCTTCAATACGCCATAGTTGGCGAACGTTTAAAAAACGTGACCCTTCTCCTGGACTCTGGCGCTGCCATAAATCAGCGAGATTCGCAAGGACGAACGCCTCTGATGACATCCG TGTACCTTTCAAACTTGGACATGCTGATGCTCCTGTTGGACCATCGTGCAGAAATTAACGCTACTGACAACAATGGCCTCACTGCTCTTCAGCTAGCCATTCTGTCACGAAAAAGAGACGCAGCTgtcattttaatggaaaaaggaaGCGATAGAGGAGTGCTCACTCCCAAAACCAAAGCTTCGATCGGTGAACTGTGTAAAACCAGCATGCCTAAAGTTCTTCGATGCATCGAACCAAAATCTAGAACACCGTAG